The Oceanisphaera avium genome includes a region encoding these proteins:
- a CDS encoding carbon starvation CstA family protein, translating into MLIFLVSIAILILGYKFYGPFVEKQAGIDPTIATPQQRLEDGVDYVAISPAKAFLIQFLNIAGVGPIFGPILGAIYGPIALVWIVIGNVLGGAIHDYFSGVMSLKEDGKSLPEIAGHYYNVVFKGIMLIFTAMLLFFVGVVFIMSPAGLLSNLSYFEGTFLAGNSFWVLLILGYYFLATLLPIDKIITKLYPLFGFLMIVMTTLIAGALLLEAPHLPQVGDIFSYFHPHDHADLLAPNPDGAPVWPLLFLTITCGAISGFHSTQSPMIARCLTNEKYARPVFYGAMMCEGIVACVWAMAGIAAFPGGYLELKAMLAQGGPGLVVNHIATGYLGVVGGVMAILAVAIFPITSGDTAFRSLRLTIMDAFKVSQTVRNRLLLSVPLLGIAYLMTFLDFALIWRYFAFSNMLLSTSVLWLATKYLFDRGTCHWVASIPAVVGTAITVSYITTNPIGFNLSPDYSQIIGAVTAAVCFIALVFQHKKRPTIA; encoded by the coding sequence ATGCTTATTTTCTTGGTCAGCATAGCCATACTTATTCTTGGCTATAAATTTTATGGTCCCTTTGTTGAAAAACAAGCCGGTATTGATCCCACTATCGCCACCCCTCAGCAGCGTTTAGAAGATGGTGTAGATTATGTGGCGATTAGCCCTGCCAAAGCCTTTTTAATCCAATTTTTAAATATCGCCGGTGTAGGCCCTATTTTTGGTCCTATCTTAGGTGCCATTTATGGCCCAATTGCGCTGGTATGGATAGTAATAGGTAACGTGTTAGGCGGCGCAATACACGATTACTTCTCGGGGGTAATGAGCCTAAAAGAAGACGGTAAAAGTCTTCCTGAAATTGCTGGCCATTATTACAATGTGGTCTTTAAAGGCATCATGCTCATCTTCACTGCTATGTTGCTGTTCTTTGTGGGCGTGGTGTTTATTATGAGTCCCGCCGGCTTACTCAGTAACTTATCTTACTTTGAAGGCACCTTCTTAGCGGGAAATAGCTTTTGGGTATTACTGATTTTAGGTTACTACTTTCTAGCCACCTTGCTGCCTATCGATAAGATCATTACTAAGCTTTACCCATTATTTGGCTTCTTGATGATAGTCATGACCACCTTAATTGCCGGTGCTTTATTATTAGAAGCACCGCACTTACCCCAGGTCGGCGATATATTTTCCTATTTTCACCCCCACGACCATGCGGACTTATTAGCGCCTAATCCCGATGGTGCGCCGGTGTGGCCATTACTATTTTTAACCATTACTTGTGGTGCTATTAGTGGCTTTCACTCGACCCAATCGCCTATGATTGCTCGCTGTTTAACCAATGAAAAATATGCACGACCCGTGTTTTATGGCGCCATGATGTGCGAAGGCATCGTTGCTTGTGTGTGGGCAATGGCGGGAATTGCTGCCTTCCCAGGTGGCTATTTAGAATTAAAAGCCATGCTCGCCCAAGGCGGGCCGGGATTAGTGGTCAATCATATTGCCACCGGTTATTTAGGCGTGGTAGGTGGCGTCATGGCGATTTTAGCGGTGGCTATCTTCCCAATTACCTCAGGTGACACCGCGTTTCGCTCACTGCGTTTAACGATAATGGATGCCTTTAAAGTATCGCAAACGGTGCGCAATCGCTTATTACTATCCGTCCCTTTACTCGGCATTGCCTACTTAATGACGTTTTTAGACTTCGCATTAATTTGGCGCTACTTTGCCTTCTCCAACATGCTGCTCTCCACCAGCGTGCTGTGGTTAGCCACTAAGTACCTATTTGATCGCGGTACTTGCCATTGGGTGGCCAGTATTCCGGCGGTAGTGGGTACGGCGATTACGGTATCCTATATCACCACCAATCCCATTGGCTTTAACTTATCCCCCGATTACAGCCAGATTATTGGTGCAGTAACGGCAGCAGTGTGCTTTATTGCGCTCGTCTTTCAACATAAAAAGCGCCCTACTATTGCTTAA
- the tenA gene encoding thiaminase II, protein MSFTFDDLKKENLQPWTAYIEHDFVRQLGAGTLAPQAFRHYLKQDYLFLIQFGRAFALAAYKSPTLADLRHAKAGFDAIIDLELGLHIDYCQQWGISEQDLSELPEARATLAYTRYVLDTGNRGDLLDMHVALAPCLVGYAEVARFLIEQPTTVRGDNNPYEAWLAMYESAEFQAAAQAERAWLDERLADITPARFKQLSRIFNDATRLEIDFWEMGLNQQM, encoded by the coding sequence ATGAGCTTTACTTTCGATGACTTAAAAAAAGAAAACCTTCAACCTTGGACCGCGTATATTGAACATGACTTTGTTCGCCAGCTCGGCGCCGGCACGCTAGCGCCCCAAGCATTTCGCCACTATTTGAAACAAGATTATTTATTCTTAATTCAGTTTGGCCGCGCCTTTGCCCTCGCCGCTTATAAAAGCCCTACCTTAGCCGACTTGCGCCACGCTAAAGCTGGCTTTGATGCCATTATCGACTTAGAGCTCGGTTTACACATTGATTATTGCCAGCAATGGGGCATTAGCGAGCAAGACTTAAGCGAGCTACCCGAAGCGCGCGCGACTCTGGCTTATACCCGCTATGTATTAGACACCGGCAATCGCGGTGATTTATTAGATATGCATGTCGCATTAGCGCCTTGTTTGGTCGGCTATGCTGAGGTGGCGCGCTTTTTAATTGAGCAGCCTACTACGGTACGCGGTGACAATAACCCTTATGAAGCGTGGCTCGCTATGTATGAAAGTGCCGAGTTTCAAGCCGCCGCTCAAGCAGAACGCGCCTGGCTAGATGAGCGTTTAGCCGATATTACGCCGGCCCGCTTTAAACAGCTCAGTCGAATCTTTAACGATGCGACCCGCTTAGAAATCGACTTTTGGGAGATGGGACTCAATCAGCAGATGTAA
- a CDS encoding CTP synthase, giving the protein MTTKYIFVTGGVVSSLGKGIAAASLAAILEARGLNVTIMKLDPYINVDPGTMSPTQHGEVFVTDDGAETDLDLGHYERFIRTKMTRRNNFTSGRVYADVLRKERRGDYLGATIQVIPHITNAIKDRVIAGAEGHDVAIVEVGGTVGDIESLPFLEALRQLAVQVGRENTLFMHLTLVPYLAAAGEVKTKPTQHSVKELLSIGIQPDILICRSDRVIPANERAKIALFCNVLEKAVISLKDVDSIYKIPALLRSQGLDELVVKRFNLTCPPSDLSEWEQVIYEEANPTGEVTIGMVGKYIELPDAYKSVNEALKHGGLKNRLTVNIKYIDSQDLETKGESLLEGLDAILVPGGFGPRGIEGKIMAARYAREHRVPYLGICLGMQVALIEYARNVVGLEGAHSSEFDADSPYPVVGLITEWLDEEGVVEVRDELSDLGGTMRLGAQLCHLEPGSKVHGLYGSDTIYERHRHRYEVNNHLLPKIEAAGMKVTGRSADKKLVEIIENPDHPWFVAAQFHPEFTSTPRDGHGLFTGFIKAAGQYQQGELE; this is encoded by the coding sequence ATGACAACTAAATATATTTTTGTTACTGGTGGGGTTGTGTCGTCCCTGGGTAAAGGCATTGCAGCCGCTTCCCTGGCGGCTATCCTCGAGGCTCGTGGTCTTAATGTGACCATTATGAAGTTGGATCCTTATATTAACGTGGATCCCGGTACCATGAGCCCGACTCAGCACGGTGAAGTGTTTGTCACAGATGATGGCGCTGAAACCGACTTAGACCTCGGTCATTATGAGCGTTTTATTCGCACTAAAATGACTCGTCGCAATAACTTTACCTCAGGTCGTGTCTATGCCGACGTGCTGCGCAAGGAACGACGCGGCGATTATTTAGGCGCCACCATTCAGGTGATCCCCCATATTACTAATGCCATCAAAGACCGTGTGATTGCCGGTGCTGAAGGCCATGATGTGGCGATCGTAGAAGTGGGCGGCACAGTCGGCGATATTGAGTCTTTGCCGTTTTTAGAAGCGCTGCGCCAACTTGCAGTACAAGTAGGACGCGAAAATACGCTGTTTATGCACTTAACCTTAGTGCCATATTTAGCTGCCGCCGGTGAAGTAAAAACCAAACCGACTCAGCACTCAGTAAAAGAGCTGCTGTCTATCGGTATTCAGCCAGATATTTTGATTTGTCGTAGTGACCGTGTGATCCCTGCGAATGAGCGCGCCAAGATAGCCCTATTTTGTAACGTGTTAGAAAAAGCCGTTATCTCGTTAAAAGACGTGGACTCTATCTATAAAATCCCCGCGCTGCTGCGCTCGCAGGGTTTAGATGAATTAGTGGTTAAGCGTTTTAATTTAACGTGCCCACCGTCAGACTTATCTGAGTGGGAGCAAGTTATCTATGAAGAAGCCAATCCTACCGGTGAAGTGACCATAGGGATGGTCGGTAAATACATAGAGCTGCCGGATGCTTATAAGTCGGTCAATGAAGCCCTTAAACATGGTGGCTTAAAAAATCGCTTAACGGTTAATATTAAATATATTGACTCTCAAGACCTAGAAACCAAAGGTGAAAGCCTGCTAGAGGGCTTAGATGCGATTTTAGTACCCGGTGGCTTTGGCCCGCGCGGCATTGAAGGTAAAATTATGGCCGCCCGCTATGCGCGTGAGCACCGTGTGCCTTACTTGGGCATTTGTTTAGGCATGCAAGTGGCACTGATTGAATATGCGCGTAATGTGGTCGGGCTTGAGGGCGCACATTCTTCAGAGTTTGATGCCGACAGCCCTTATCCGGTGGTAGGCTTAATCACCGAATGGTTAGACGAAGAGGGCGTGGTTGAAGTGCGCGATGAGTTATCTGACTTAGGCGGCACCATGCGCTTAGGCGCTCAGTTGTGCCATTTAGAGCCAGGTTCTAAAGTACATGGACTCTATGGCTCAGACACCATTTATGAGCGCCACCGTCATCGCTATGAAGTTAATAATCACTTGCTGCCTAAAATTGAGGCGGCAGGCATGAAAGTTACCGGACGTTCGGCCGATAAGAAATTGGTCGAAATTATTGAAAACCCCGATCATCCTTGGTTTGTGGCAGCGCAATTCCATCCGGAATTCACTTCTACTCCTAGGGACGGACATGGCCTATTTACCGGCTTTATTAAAGCCGCGGGCCAATATCAGCAGGGAGAGCTGGAATAA
- the eno gene encoding phosphopyruvate hydratase: MAKIVKVIGREVIDSRGNPTVEADVFLEGGFMGRAIAPSGASTGSREALELRDGDKTRYLGKGVQVAVININKPIAQALIGKDATNQAEIDQIMIDLDGTDNKAKLGANAILAVSLAVAKAAALSKDMPLYAWIAELYGTPGKYSMPLPMMNIINGGEHADNNVDIQEFMIQPVGAKNIKEALRMGAEVFHSLAKVLKSKGLSTSVGDEGGFAPNLESNEAALVAIKAAVEQAGYELGKDITLAMDCAASEFYDKAKGNYNLSGEGKVFSANEFTHYLEDLTQRYPIVSIEDGLDESDWEGFAYQTKVLGDKIQLVGDDLFVTNTKILKEGIDKGVANSILIKFNQIGTLTETLNSIKMAQDAGYTVVISHRSGETEDTTIADLAVGTCAGQIKTGSMSRSDRVAKYNQLIRIEEELNGQAPFNGLSEIKGQA, encoded by the coding sequence ATGGCTAAGATCGTTAAAGTGATCGGTCGTGAAGTGATAGATTCACGTGGCAACCCTACCGTAGAAGCCGATGTTTTTTTGGAAGGTGGCTTCATGGGTCGCGCTATTGCGCCATCCGGTGCGTCTACCGGCTCTCGTGAAGCGTTAGAGCTTCGCGATGGTGATAAAACCCGTTATTTAGGTAAGGGCGTACAAGTTGCCGTTATCAATATTAATAAGCCGATTGCTCAAGCTTTGATTGGCAAAGATGCAACTAATCAAGCGGAAATCGATCAAATTATGATCGACTTAGATGGCACAGATAATAAAGCTAAGCTTGGCGCGAATGCCATTTTAGCGGTTTCTCTGGCGGTAGCTAAAGCGGCGGCGCTGTCTAAAGATATGCCTTTGTATGCATGGATTGCCGAGTTATACGGCACTCCAGGTAAATACTCTATGCCGTTGCCGATGATGAATATCATTAATGGCGGCGAACATGCCGACAATAACGTCGATATTCAAGAGTTTATGATCCAGCCAGTAGGCGCGAAAAACATTAAAGAAGCGCTACGCATGGGTGCCGAAGTTTTTCACAGCCTCGCTAAAGTATTAAAGTCAAAAGGCTTAAGTACCTCTGTAGGTGATGAAGGTGGCTTTGCGCCAAACTTAGAGTCTAATGAAGCAGCATTAGTGGCCATTAAAGCCGCCGTTGAGCAAGCTGGCTATGAGCTGGGCAAAGACATTACCTTAGCCATGGACTGTGCGGCGTCTGAGTTTTATGACAAAGCGAAAGGTAATTACAACTTAAGCGGTGAGGGCAAAGTCTTTAGCGCCAATGAGTTTACTCATTATCTTGAAGATCTAACGCAGCGCTACCCCATCGTGTCTATTGAAGATGGCTTAGATGAGTCAGATTGGGAAGGTTTTGCTTACCAAACTAAAGTGCTGGGCGATAAAATCCAACTGGTGGGTGATGACTTGTTCGTGACCAATACCAAGATTTTAAAAGAAGGTATCGATAAAGGCGTTGCTAACTCAATCCTCATCAAGTTCAACCAAATTGGTACCTTAACCGAGACGCTGAACTCCATTAAAATGGCACAAGATGCGGGCTACACAGTGGTTATTTCACATCGCTCAGGCGAAACGGAAGATACCACCATTGCTGACTTAGCAGTGGGCACCTGTGCCGGTCAAATTAAGACTGGCTCTATGAGCCGCTCAGATCGCGTTGCTAAATACAACCAGCTGATCCGTATCGAAGAAGAGCTAAACGGCCAAGCCCCGTTTAATGGCTTATCTGAGATTAAAGGCCAAGCGTAA
- the ftsB gene encoding cell division protein FtsB produces the protein MRTLTLILLAVLCSLQYHLWWGKNGLAEYHEVQASVERQMDDNEQLVSRNALLYREIEDLNKGLAAVEELARNDLGMIKPGETFYRLLLTEKLKP, from the coding sequence ATGCGCACTCTTACCCTGATCCTGCTCGCCGTGCTCTGCAGTTTGCAATATCACTTATGGTGGGGCAAAAATGGTTTAGCCGAATACCATGAGGTGCAAGCTTCTGTCGAACGGCAAATGGATGATAATGAACAATTAGTGAGTCGCAATGCCTTGTTATATAGAGAAATTGAAGACTTAAATAAAGGGTTAGCGGCCGTGGAAGAGCTAGCGCGTAATGATCTGGGCATGATAAAACCCGGTGAAACTTTTTATCGCCTGCTATTAACAGAAAAGCTTAAGCCATGA
- the ispD gene encoding 2-C-methyl-D-erythritol 4-phosphate cytidylyltransferase, with protein MSAPNFSVTAIVPAAGIGSRMQADRPKQYLTLAQSTVIEHTLTCLLAEPDIEMIIVALAAHDRWFAQLPLATHPRIKTVVGAAERANTVLNALQEVTSEWVLVHDAARPCLHACDLAAVLKAGQQADGAILASRVVDTMKRGDGEGLIAESVSREELWHALTPQCFATQTLLEALSAALAAGATITDEASAMEWAGFKPQLVAGRADNIKITRPEDLSLAQFFLEKK; from the coding sequence ATGAGTGCGCCTAATTTCAGCGTGACTGCTATCGTACCGGCCGCCGGCATTGGTAGTCGCATGCAAGCAGACCGCCCTAAGCAATACTTAACGCTCGCCCAGAGTACAGTTATTGAGCATACCCTCACTTGTTTATTAGCCGAGCCTGATATCGAGATGATTATTGTGGCGCTTGCTGCCCACGATAGGTGGTTTGCACAACTGCCCTTGGCTACACATCCTCGCATTAAGACAGTAGTAGGCGCAGCTGAGCGGGCTAATACGGTACTCAATGCCTTACAAGAGGTCACCAGTGAGTGGGTGCTAGTACATGATGCCGCGCGTCCTTGTTTACATGCTTGTGATTTAGCGGCGGTGCTTAAGGCCGGGCAACAAGCAGACGGCGCCATCTTAGCCAGTCGCGTGGTCGATACCATGAAGCGCGGTGATGGCGAGGGGCTCATTGCTGAGAGTGTTAGCCGTGAAGAGCTATGGCATGCCCTAACGCCTCAATGTTTTGCAACGCAGACACTGCTAGAAGCGTTAAGTGCGGCGCTGGCCGCTGGCGCCACCATTACTGATGAAGCCTCCGCTATGGAATGGGCCGGTTTTAAACCACAGTTAGTCGCGGGGCGAGCCGATAATATTAAAATTACCCGCCCAGAAGATTTAAGCCTAGCGCAGTTTTTTTTAGAGAAAAAATAA
- the ispF gene encoding 2-C-methyl-D-erythritol 2,4-cyclodiphosphate synthase, with product MMRIGHGFDVHKFGGEGPCILAGVAVPYEQGLLAHSDGDVILHALTDALLGAIGAGDIGRHYPDTDAAYKGVDSRVLLRDVAKKVTAAGFSLNNADVTVLAQAPKLSPFIDAMVANIAADLQVSAEQINVKASTTEQLGFVGRKEGIAAEAVVLLTKNT from the coding sequence ATGATGCGAATTGGACACGGTTTTGATGTACATAAATTTGGCGGCGAAGGGCCTTGTATTTTAGCCGGCGTGGCCGTGCCCTACGAGCAAGGCTTGTTAGCGCACTCTGACGGGGACGTAATTTTACATGCGCTCACCGATGCCTTGCTCGGGGCCATTGGCGCGGGTGATATTGGCCGCCATTATCCTGATACCGATGCTGCCTATAAAGGCGTTGATAGTCGAGTATTGCTGCGCGATGTAGCTAAAAAAGTGACCGCGGCGGGATTTTCTCTTAATAATGCCGATGTGACCGTATTAGCCCAAGCTCCTAAGTTATCGCCTTTTATTGACGCTATGGTGGCGAATATTGCTGCGGATCTGCAAGTGTCAGCTGAGCAAATTAACGTAAAAGCTAGCACCACTGAACAATTAGGCTTTGTCGGGCGAAAAGAAGGCATAGCGGCAGAAGCGGTCGTGTTGCTCACTAAAAATACCTAA
- the truD gene encoding tRNA pseudouridine(13) synthase TruD gives MTEQDANISQEHSAHSESAAKIATPEWAYLHGEPSAYGGLKRTPEDFKVREDLGFAPCGEGEHIFLNIRKRGQNTQWIARELARVAKVTQREVSWAGLKDRHAVTEQWFGVHLPGKAEPDFSSLENSDVQILARARHNKKLKIGALKGNWFELVITDLSHTADLETRLNAIASRGVPNYYGDQRFGHHFGNITHARAMFNGRKVKDRTKRSLYLSAARSYLFNLAASHRLSAGLGEQLLAGDCLMLAGTQSFFTINEDNPLDATLQARFASDDVRLSAPLWGRSRLPSIETAAQLELSALAEHADLCQGLENQGLKQERRPLLLKPQQLTWQLAEDRLCLAFWLPAGSYATSVVRELVKDGVGNEDISK, from the coding sequence ATGACAGAACAAGACGCCAATATTTCTCAAGAACACTCTGCTCATTCTGAGAGTGCCGCTAAGATAGCGACGCCTGAGTGGGCGTATTTACACGGTGAGCCCAGTGCTTATGGCGGCTTAAAAAGGACGCCTGAAGATTTTAAAGTGCGAGAAGACTTAGGCTTTGCTCCGTGCGGCGAAGGAGAGCATATTTTTTTAAATATCCGAAAGCGTGGACAAAATACTCAGTGGATCGCACGCGAGCTGGCAAGAGTCGCTAAGGTTACGCAACGAGAAGTGAGTTGGGCGGGCTTAAAAGATAGACACGCGGTCACTGAGCAGTGGTTTGGCGTGCATTTGCCTGGCAAGGCGGAGCCGGATTTTTCGAGTTTAGAAAATAGCGATGTACAAATATTAGCGCGGGCTCGTCATAACAAAAAATTAAAAATCGGCGCCCTAAAAGGCAATTGGTTTGAGTTGGTGATCACGGACTTATCTCACACTGCTGACTTAGAAACACGTTTAAACGCCATTGCCAGTCGAGGTGTGCCTAACTATTATGGCGACCAGCGCTTTGGTCATCACTTTGGCAATATTACTCACGCACGCGCCATGTTTAATGGGCGCAAAGTAAAAGATCGCACTAAGCGCTCACTTTATTTATCGGCGGCGCGCAGTTATTTATTTAATTTAGCCGCTAGCCACCGTTTAAGTGCAGGTTTAGGCGAGCAATTATTAGCGGGCGATTGCTTAATGCTGGCCGGAACTCAATCATTTTTTACCATTAATGAAGACAACCCCCTTGATGCCACCTTACAAGCGCGTTTTGCGAGTGACGATGTGCGCTTAAGTGCACCACTTTGGGGGCGGAGCCGCTTACCAAGTATAGAGACTGCTGCACAGCTGGAGCTCAGTGCGCTTGCTGAACACGCTGATCTTTGCCAAGGATTAGAAAACCAAGGACTCAAACAAGAACGTCGCCCTTTATTGCTAAAACCTCAGCAGCTTACTTGGCAGCTAGCAGAGGATCGCTTGTGTTTAGCCTTTTGGTTGCCAGCAGGCAGTTATGCAACCAGTGTGGTGCGTGAGCTGGTTAAAGACGGGGTAGGTAATGAAGATATTAGTAAGTAA
- the surE gene encoding 5'/3'-nucleotidase SurE, translated as MKILVSNDDGVNALGIHTLSRALAEFAEVVTVAPDRNRSGASHSLTLEVPLRIDKIDASGFYSVKGTPTDCVHWAVNGLLDPDPDLVVAGINHGANLGDDVLYSGTVAAATEGRHLGLPSLAVSLCGQRYFETAAHYACLLVQGLLRAPLATNQILNVNVPDLPLSEIQGIKVTRLGNRHRCDPVLKEFDPRGREIYWIGPPGAMQDAGAGTDFDAIERGYVSITPLTIDMTAHGKMAALACWIKEVE; from the coding sequence ATGAAGATATTAGTAAGTAATGATGATGGGGTGAACGCGCTAGGCATTCATACTTTGAGCCGAGCGCTGGCTGAGTTTGCTGAAGTGGTGACAGTCGCGCCCGATCGCAATCGCAGTGGTGCGAGTCACTCCTTGACGCTTGAAGTGCCGCTGCGTATCGATAAAATTGATGCTAGTGGCTTTTATTCGGTTAAGGGTACCCCGACCGATTGTGTGCATTGGGCGGTCAATGGCTTATTAGATCCCGATCCCGATCTGGTGGTGGCAGGCATTAATCATGGTGCCAATTTAGGGGATGATGTGCTTTACTCGGGCACGGTGGCAGCGGCAACCGAGGGGCGCCATCTTGGTTTACCCTCTTTAGCAGTGTCTTTATGTGGACAACGCTACTTTGAAACGGCCGCACACTACGCTTGTTTATTAGTACAAGGGCTGCTGCGGGCCCCTCTGGCTACCAACCAAATACTGAATGTCAATGTTCCCGACTTGCCCTTAAGCGAAATTCAAGGTATCAAAGTGACTCGTTTGGGTAATCGTCATCGCTGCGATCCAGTATTAAAAGAATTTGATCCTCGAGGGCGCGAAATTTATTGGATAGGCCCCCCCGGTGCCATGCAAGACGCAGGAGCAGGGACCGACTTTGATGCAATAGAAAGGGGATATGTGTCTATTACCCCGCTCACCATAGATATGACTGCCCATGGCAAGATGGCGGCGCTCGCCTGCTGGATAAAGGAAGTAGAGTAA
- a CDS encoding protein-L-isoaspartate(D-aspartate) O-methyltransferase, whose protein sequence is MLTLAGQRLYDLLQQQGISNEKVLHAIASLPRAQFVDEAMSHKVWDNSALPIGFGQTISQPYIVARMTQTLLEQTPYPKRVLEVGTGSGFQTAVLAQLVEQVFTIERIKSLQYQARRRLQRLDLYNVATKHGDGWQGWASKAPFDAIMVTAAAQETPQALLSQLAEGGRMVIPVGQAQQSLWLYQRHGHQFTRTELEAVRFVPLVKGDLE, encoded by the coding sequence GTGCTTACGTTAGCAGGACAGCGGCTTTATGATTTGCTGCAACAACAAGGAATTAGTAACGAAAAGGTGCTGCATGCTATTGCCAGCTTACCGCGTGCGCAATTTGTCGATGAAGCTATGTCCCATAAAGTCTGGGATAATAGCGCCTTGCCCATTGGTTTTGGTCAAACTATTTCGCAGCCTTATATAGTGGCGCGCATGACGCAAACCTTGCTTGAACAAACTCCCTATCCTAAGCGGGTGTTAGAAGTAGGCACCGGCTCTGGTTTTCAAACGGCGGTGTTAGCGCAATTAGTAGAGCAAGTCTTTACTATAGAGCGGATTAAATCTTTACAATACCAAGCGCGGCGGCGCTTACAGCGACTGGACTTATACAATGTCGCCACCAAACATGGTGATGGCTGGCAAGGTTGGGCAAGCAAAGCTCCCTTTGACGCTATTATGGTGACGGCGGCAGCCCAAGAAACACCACAAGCGCTGTTATCACAGTTAGCTGAGGGAGGACGCATGGTGATCCCTGTTGGCCAAGCCCAACAATCATTATGGTTATATCAGCGCCATGGCCACCAATTTACCCGTACCGAGCTTGAAGCGGTGCGTTTTGTTCCGTTAGTGAAAGGCGATCTTGAGTGA
- a CDS encoding YqaA family protein, translating to MKIFSRLYQQVMIWALHRHAPVYLSANSFIESIFWPIPVDVMLAPMTLAKPQRAWFYAALATFFSVLGAGFGYWLGYALWDPIVAPFITSMGYEEKIELAKAWFNEWGIWVIFIASFTPIPYKVFTVTAGMLSMAFLPFVLVSLVGRGLRFFLVAGLMKWGGVKMEAKLIRYIDILGWLCLIAAVVAYLLLRN from the coding sequence GTGAAAATTTTTTCTCGGTTATATCAACAGGTGATGATTTGGGCTTTGCATCGTCACGCGCCTGTGTATTTATCCGCTAATAGTTTTATTGAGTCTATTTTTTGGCCGATTCCTGTGGATGTAATGCTAGCGCCCATGACGCTCGCTAAACCACAACGAGCTTGGTTTTACGCCGCTTTAGCTACTTTTTTCTCGGTATTAGGCGCCGGCTTTGGTTATTGGCTGGGCTATGCCTTATGGGATCCGATTGTGGCGCCTTTTATTACCTCTATGGGTTATGAAGAAAAAATTGAGTTAGCAAAAGCGTGGTTTAATGAGTGGGGCATATGGGTTATTTTTATCGCCAGTTTCACCCCTATTCCTTATAAAGTGTTTACCGTTACCGCCGGTATGCTCAGCATGGCGTTTTTACCCTTTGTGTTAGTGTCTTTAGTGGGACGGGGCTTGCGCTTTTTCTTAGTGGCGGGCTTGATGAAGTGGGGCGGCGTTAAGATGGAAGCAAAGCTTATCCGCTATATCGATATTTTAGGTTGGCTATGTTTAATTGCCGCCGTGGTTGCTTACTTGTTGCTACGAAACTGA
- a CDS encoding peptidoglycan DD-metalloendopeptidase family protein: protein MGKQGRIFTLLGINVLLITLLSACSASRPAPVKGVHARGQIAANGNQYVVAKGDTLYSIAWQAGTDVLSLARHNRIHPPYSIYSGQTLRIDVPGAKRAHYKVRRGDTLNSIARKTNHKVADLASLNGLRPPYRIYVGQSLTLHGHASPATRAPTRKITVASTTGAPTAKKTEIAKPKTSVAPKPGKVYVGSAAQKQAATSGAIQWQWPTSGQVISGFSLAETGNKGIDIKGSRGQAIKASAAGKVVYAGSGLRGYGNLIIIKHNDDYLSAYAHNEVLKVKEQQVVSAGQHIADMGSSDTTDVRLHFEIRHQGSSVNPMSYLPKR from the coding sequence ATGGGTAAGCAGGGCCGCATTTTCACGCTATTGGGTATCAATGTCTTGTTGATCACCTTGCTGAGTGCGTGCTCTGCTTCTCGTCCTGCGCCGGTAAAAGGCGTGCACGCCAGAGGCCAAATTGCCGCTAATGGTAATCAATATGTGGTTGCTAAAGGCGATACTCTCTATTCTATTGCTTGGCAAGCCGGCACCGACGTACTAAGCCTAGCGCGTCATAATCGTATTCACCCCCCTTATTCCATCTACTCAGGGCAAACACTGCGCATCGATGTACCCGGAGCTAAACGTGCTCACTATAAAGTACGCCGTGGCGATACGCTTAATAGCATTGCTCGAAAAACTAACCACAAGGTGGCTGACTTAGCGAGTTTAAATGGCTTAAGACCGCCTTATCGTATTTATGTCGGGCAAAGTTTAACGCTGCATGGGCATGCTAGTCCTGCAACTCGCGCGCCCACTCGCAAAATAACAGTCGCGAGTACTACTGGCGCTCCCACCGCTAAAAAGACTGAGATCGCAAAACCTAAGACCTCGGTTGCACCTAAACCCGGAAAGGTATACGTTGGATCTGCTGCTCAAAAACAAGCAGCTACTAGCGGTGCCATTCAATGGCAATGGCCCACGAGTGGGCAAGTGATATCAGGCTTTTCATTAGCGGAAACCGGTAATAAAGGCATTGATATTAAAGGCAGTAGAGGGCAAGCCATCAAAGCCTCTGCAGCAGGAAAAGTCGTTTATGCAGGAAGCGGGCTACGTGGCTACGGCAATTTAATCATTATTAAACACAATGACGATTATTTGTCTGCTTATGCTCACAATGAGGTGCTTAAAGTAAAAGAGCAGCAAGTGGTGAGTGCAGGGCAACACATAGCAGATATGGGAAGTAGTGACACCACAGATGTACGGTTACATTTTGAAATCCGTCATCAGGGTTCATCGGTGAATCCAATGAGCTATTTGCCAAAAAGATAA